One Candidatus Margulisiibacteriota bacterium genomic region harbors:
- a CDS encoding EamA/RhaT family transporter — protein sequence MKRNNLMHAKLFAIIAACLFGATTPFSKLLLSQIHPLVLVGLFGLGSGAVMLIIRLLQVGLFHTERIKVELSKYYWLWLFGAMLTGGILAPVVLVYSLPRTSAATASILLNFESVSTTLFAAYLFKEKIGPRIWLAIILITVASILLSVDWSSSWGISLSALGVLLSTVFWGLDNNFTRNISMKDPYSIVIVRGLVSGSSVLCFSIILGMPFPSSIYLVAAIMWGGLVYGIGLVLFILAIRDLGASRASALLGTAPFLGALFSFFVFWELPAMQFVIALPFMVAGAYILLKEKHIAL from the coding sequence ATGAAAAGAAATAATTTGATGCATGCCAAATTGTTCGCAATTATCGCAGCCTGTTTGTTCGGAGCGACGACCCCTTTTTCGAAATTGCTTCTTAGCCAGATACACCCTCTTGTTCTTGTGGGTCTTTTTGGCCTGGGAAGTGGAGCTGTAATGCTGATTATTCGTTTATTGCAGGTGGGCCTGTTCCATACGGAAAGAATTAAAGTTGAACTCAGTAAATACTATTGGTTATGGTTATTTGGCGCGATGTTAACCGGTGGTATTCTGGCCCCGGTTGTTTTAGTTTACAGCCTTCCTCGTACTTCAGCAGCAACGGCCTCAATTCTGCTTAATTTTGAATCGGTTAGTACAACGCTGTTTGCTGCATACCTATTTAAGGAGAAAATTGGCCCACGTATCTGGCTTGCGATTATATTAATAACTGTTGCCAGTATTTTGTTGTCAGTGGATTGGAGTAGTTCCTGGGGGATATCGCTAAGTGCTTTAGGAGTCCTTCTCTCGACAGTATTTTGGGGGCTTGATAATAATTTTACCCGAAATATCTCAATGAAAGATCCTTATTCAATAGTTATAGTAAGAGGGCTTGTTTCCGGTTCTTCAGTTTTATGTTTCTCTATTATCCTGGGAATGCCTTTCCCTTCGTCTATTTATCTGGTTGCCGCCATAATGTGGGGTGGGCTTGTTTACGGTATCGGGCTTGTTCTTTTTATTCTTGCGATAAGAGATCTTGGTGCATCCCGAGCAAGTGCTCTGCTCGGGACAGCCCCGTTTTTAGGAGCGCTTTTCTCTTTTTTCGTATTTTGGGAACTACCAGCTATGCAGTTTGTTATCGCACTTCCCTTTATGGTAGCAGGCGCCTATATCCTGCTCAAAGAGAAACACATAGCTCTGTAG